The genomic DNA GATGGCAAGGTCAAAGAGTTTCCTTGTGTATGCTAAGAAGCGAATCTGTGATAAGGTCTAATTTTAAAGATGGGTTTTGTACTGATAGGTTGCATTACATTTTAAATTGATAGTTTGTTGTACTGACCTACGTAGCACCGACACCTTAGAATGAAGGCGTATTCGCTGTCTAGCACATATCAGTATACCAACACATGTGGTTATATTGAATCACTTCCCTTTTCTAAATTTATTACCGATGTCTATGTGTCGATGTCATGTTGTGTCTGATGTTTGTGTCAATGCTTCATATGTAACAATGCAAGAGAGCAAGTTGTGTTGCCACAATATGATTGTCGGAAGAAGTATCCTTTTTCATGGAGATAAGGAGGGTTTTGTGTGCATTACTGAATTTGGCTGCCCCTTATTTGTAGTAAAATATATCACTCTCCAAGAGACCATAAAATGCTATGTATATGGAAGACATTTTCATGCATATTAGTATAAGAATTTTGAGACATGGGCAGAATGTTGGACATTAGCACATTAGCATCCAAgatatcaaaattttatcaaCTAAACTTCCAAATTGACAAGCTTGTCTAAACTGCAACCATCTTCATATTTAGTGTGGTTTCAGAATCTGCATTTGCTTTTGTTCTTTCCCCCTTTGTTTTAGCTACCGCTTTATGATCACTTTCTGTCCCAAGAAAAGAAAACACTTTATCATTATGTAAATGGTTATTTTAGGGGTCACTGATGTTAGTTGCTCTTTGTTTTTCCAGAAGGAATCACCACTGGGTTCGGCAACAGAGTCAGCTCACCCAGGTAAATTCAGGATAATAAAGTGGTCTTTGTAATTATCCATTTCAAAGCAAAAAAGAGGATacacttcattttcttttgactcACTGCATaattgttagttttgatgttgcTGTATGTGGTTAGCCATAATGTGTTTGCTTAGTTTAGAGTTTTTGGTTTATTAAATTGGGGTGGAGGAGTGGACGCCTAACTGTATGTTTGAACCCACTTACAATGTTTTTGGTAACACCCATTTTCTTTCTGTCGCGTCCTGATATGATTTCAacgtgtattttttttcaaagctgCAAATGTGAGCTTTTGAATAGACTTGTGGTACCACCATCGCCGGTCTTTTGACTTATACACTTTGTATATCTTGGAAATGAATTGTATTGTCCCATTAAGCCAACAATTTGATCAATTCTGTTTAGGACTTAAATGTGATAATCATGTTAGAAGTTAGCACTGAACAAATGTTAGTGAAAGTGAAGATGCCCTGTTTCACTATTAGCTTACTGGTTTAGATTTATCTGCACTTGCCTTTGAAAGGAAGCAAGTACCTATACTGAGTGCAAAAGAATAAGCTCTTAACCATTTTTAATTAGACACATTGATGTATTTAACATAGTTCTGAATTGTGGTCTACAACCGTAACTGCGGCTGCAATATAACAGATTTAGAGGTATTCGCAAGACTGCAACGACATCACAACTGCAACTGTGGCCACATTGGCCATGTTTCTCAATAGTATTGGAATTCATCAACAATTGATctatcattttgattttcatattGGAGTAGATGCATATAGTTTAAATTTGAACCTTAGTTTTAACTCATACTATCGATCTATATTTTTTACTTGgtttctttttattctttttgcttCTAACACCATTACTTCACTGATTTTGGTTCATTAATatgcatacattttttttttttttggtttatatgCAGCACGCTTTTCACCCGATGATAAGTTCTCAGACCATAGGGTGCGTCTGAAGAAGCGATTTGGTCTTTTGCCAACTCAGCAGCCACCTCGGAAGTACTGAGATAGTGAACACTTCATCTCTTGGAGAATGTTCAAAATGCTATCTATAGTTGTGCTTTCTTTCTTCCTTGCTATATTTTTGTTCATTGATGGCTTGCATGATAGTTATGTAATGATGCAAGTATTAGTAATGTTTAAGTGACAGGAAATAGACTCTTGGAATTGTATTTTACCATTCCTTGTTTTTGGGATGATTCTTATGCtacattttcagaattttgtgCATTTTATGCTCCATGTTAATTTTTCAGAACTGTTAATTATGATGAAGATTATACTGCTGAAAAGGAAATCAAAGTTTTAAAGATTTGTCTAGAACTTATGATTTCCATTTTCAACTGTTGTGGATTTATGATGTAAAGTGGTTAGATCCTATTATTTTTAGGAGGTTCATGAGTGGTTATAGAAACCATAGCAGTGTCCACAGATATTTCAAAACGCACACTAAGTGCACCACAAGagtaaaaaactaaaagaatatatatattatcatttacATAGAAGTCAAGGAAAGTGAATATTTTCATCATGGATTAAGCaaatttataagaataaaaCATGATTACTGGGTACAGAACCAGTCAAAAGAAAGATTACTGGGTTACAGAGTGGATGACTTAGGAGTGCATCATTTGGATATGGTGTCTAGATAGATTTGTGAAATCATTTGATTTATTCTTGAATTTTGGTTGCTCTCATTAAGTCCCTACCCTTTTTTGGGACTAAAACAGTAAGTCACTACATAGTgcttattttcttcttccaaacaCCCTTTTTTTGATTTATTCTAATGCATGTCACGAGCTAATTTATTATTTCCTCGTTTTCTTGCTTACGTCTTATCAGCATCACGTTGAAGAGAAAAATACATTCTATATATAGAATAATAATTTGCTGCTAAGTAGAATTTAGGAGGAATCTAACAACGGGGTAGCATCTTCCTTGATTCTAAATCgaataataaaaaggaaaaccttgcttaataataataatacttgaGCATCCTCTTCCCATGTCTACAATTTTGAATGTCAACTCTAATAGTAGTAATTCAAAACACTAGTGgtaaacaaaaagagaaaaaactcTATCATTGCGACTTTTGAACACACGTTACAAGTAATTATAGTGTGTTTAGCGTGTTTTTTGTTTGCTTAAATCATAT from Medicago truncatula cultivar Jemalong A17 chromosome 8, MtrunA17r5.0-ANR, whole genome shotgun sequence includes the following:
- the LOC25501480 gene encoding H/ACA ribonucleoprotein complex subunit 3-like protein, with amino-acid sequence MYLQCYINDNGDKVYTTKKESPLGSATESAHPARFSPDDKFSDHRVRLKKRFGLLPTQQPPRKY